The Thermodesulfovibrionia bacterium genome contains a region encoding:
- the ychF gene encoding redox-regulated ATPase YchF has product MALSIGIVGLPNVGKSTLFNALTKAQNAAAANYPFCTIEPNKAIVAVPDKRLDHLSDIVNPERVQNAIVEFTDIAGLVRGASKGEGLGNQFLSHIRETSAIVHVVRCFESESIIHVDGTVNPLRDIEVINTELVLADIQALENKISRLDKQAKFDKKVQPLLDVAKRTLDHLNTGKPAISFSERESDAFMEMIKDVRLISLKPVIYAANVDEEGLAEDNDHVKAVHMFAAEQNAHSVKICAKIEEEMSGMSDEERDEFLDALGVSEGGLSQIIHHGYHALGLISYFTAGVKEVRAWTIERGWKAPKAAAVIHNDFERGFIRAEVIAYENFIEHEGEAGARTAGKLRTEGKEYVVCNGDVMHFLFNV; this is encoded by the coding sequence ATGGCTTTAAGTATAGGTATCGTCGGACTTCCGAATGTTGGAAAATCGACACTCTTTAACGCGCTTACAAAGGCGCAAAATGCAGCTGCTGCAAATTACCCTTTCTGCACCATAGAACCTAACAAGGCGATAGTTGCGGTTCCTGACAAGCGGCTGGATCATTTATCAGACATTGTAAATCCTGAAAGAGTACAGAACGCTATCGTGGAGTTCACTGACATTGCCGGTCTTGTAAGAGGAGCATCAAAAGGTGAGGGCCTCGGCAATCAGTTCCTTTCGCATATAAGAGAGACCTCGGCGATCGTACATGTAGTGAGATGTTTTGAGAGCGAATCGATAATACACGTTGACGGCACTGTTAATCCTCTGCGTGATATCGAGGTCATAAACACAGAGCTGGTGCTTGCCGATATTCAGGCGCTTGAGAACAAGATATCACGCCTTGATAAACAGGCAAAATTTGATAAGAAAGTTCAGCCGCTGCTTGATGTGGCAAAGAGAACGCTCGATCATCTGAACACAGGCAAGCCTGCAATCAGCTTCAGCGAACGTGAATCCGATGCCTTTATGGAGATGATCAAAGATGTGCGGCTTATCTCTTTAAAGCCTGTGATATACGCTGCCAATGTCGATGAAGAAGGCCTTGCAGAGGATAACGATCATGTTAAGGCGGTTCACATGTTTGCCGCTGAGCAGAATGCACATTCTGTAAAGATATGCGCAAAGATCGAAGAAGAGATGTCCGGGATGAGCGATGAGGAGCGCGATGAATTTCTCGATGCTCTCGGCGTATCTGAAGGCGGGCTCAGCCAGATCATCCACCACGGTTATCACGCGCTCGGTCTGATAAGTTATTTTACAGCCGGCGTCAAAGAGGTCCGCGCATGGACTATCGAGCGCGGATGGAAGGCTCCAAAGGCTGCTGCTGTAATTCATAATGATTTTGAACGCGGCTTTATACGCGCTGAGGTCATTGCCTATGAGAATTTTATTGAGCATGAAGGCGAAGCAGGCGCAAGGACAGCAGGCAAGCTCCGCACAGAAGGCAAGGAGTATGTCGTCTGCAACGGCGATGTCATGCATTTCCTCTTCAACGTTTGA